The genomic interval CAGATGTGCTTCTCCCTCGCCTGATCTACCTTTAGTTCCATTCATTAGTGTAGCTGCTGTTTCTTCTGATGGTCACTGAGCACTTTTAGATATAGCCCAGGGATTCTCTCTGTAGTTTGGCCTGAAGTGCTGAACACATTGCCTTGCACCTGTAGGCTCTCAGTCCATGTCGGGTCAATGAAACTGAATTAATAGCCTCTAGACTCTTCTTCCTGTTGCCCCACCTCTGGCTGGGACCAACTCCTCTGCACCAAAGAGGAGGTCGATTATTCCTTTTCATCCAAATTTCTGTGGGGATACTTACAACTTTTTCCTACACAGAATGAGGTATAAATAGTGATTTCTCACGTCCCTCTCATGGAAATTCAACCCACTTTCCTTTTTTGCATCCTATTGAAGAAGGAGAGTTTCCATTGTGAAAGCTGAGCCTACAAATGGGGTCGTTCTTGTCACACTCAGCTAAAACAGAGTCAAGTGGCCAGGGGCAAAAAGCACTAGGGGCACAAAATGTTGCTCCCAAAATGTAATTCTCTACAAATCAGGCTGCTGAAGCTGCCTGCTGCAACCTGAAACCAGCTTTATCTACAGCTTCTGACCTTGCTACAACCCTACGATTAATTTTACCCACACCATCGCTCACCCATCAGAGCTCGCCAGCTCCCCAAAACCTATGATCTTTCTTGAAGGGCAATATGtaacatttctcctttttataagacTTTAACCTTCTCTTTGTTCCAAAGACGTACTGCAGACCACCTGGTCTGTGTGTATGCCCCAAATTGCAATTATCTActcccaaataaaatgttttaattttgaagatttgattctatattttaattGACCGCATCACCTCGTCAATGTGCCCCCCTATCCTGCACCAGCCCAGTCTTACCCCTAGAGCCAGCTGCTCATAACCAATCCTGGCTGTGGAAGGCACAGTGTccccagggtgaaaaagaaatttcttcagagAACTTCCAGCTTTCAGCAGTTGTGTCAAAGTTGACTCCTGGTGGATGTGGACGTTGATGTGGGAGGGCTGGGATGGCGTAGAGGCCACAGCAACTCCATTCACAATCACCATGTTTTGGGTCATCCTGCCTGTCAGGGAGAAGACATACAGAAGTGAGGTCTGGGAACTTGGTGAGGGAAAAATACACAGCACAGGTGAAAGGAGAGAAATAGTGTCTTTGTCAAGACCCCAgatgggcacaatggctcacgcctgtaatcccagcactttgggaggctgaggtgggtggattacctgaggtcaggagttcaagaccagcctggccaatgtggcaaaccccttctctactaaaaatacaaaaattcgcatggtggtgtgcacctgtagtcccagctactcaggaagctgaggcaggagaatcacttgaatccgggaggctgaggttgtagtgagctgagatcctgccactacactccagcttgggtaacagagtgagactccgtcccaaaaaaaaaaaaaaaaaaaaaaaaaaagtctttgtcaAGATCCAAAAGGTCTTCCCAGTGCAGATATCAATGTCACAGTGACCTTAGTGATTAGTGACTTAGTATATCTGTATACATATCTTTACACATAATACTttacacataaaaatgttaagagaTACAAAAGgctatatatatctttaaaaccTTATCTCTCATCTTTTTCCCTCAACCACCTATTTGCCTTGCAGATGGAAAGTAATATTATTGGTTTCTTATAAATCCTACCATGACATTTTTGCATACAAAAGTGTGAAAAAGTATTTCTCCccccttttcccccttttcccccttttcccaCAAATAGCAGCATACTATACACACTGATTTGCATGATGCTGTGTTCACATGATCATATGTTTTTAGAATAACCCTACATGAGTCCATGAAAagtgtcaacctaaataacagagagaggctttccaaaagaaaatgagatttattCCAGAATAGGGCATTACAACGAGAATATGCTTACCATAGTAAATCATGTGAACATTCAGGCAGGTAAaagaagacaaaggtttttaaaggaaaaatggggAGACTTACATAATCACTTTGAGATGATCATCCTTGGCTACAAGGATCAATAACAAGGGTGACACCTGTCCAGGGTTAGACAGGCAGTTGCTGGTGGATGTCCTCACAGAAGTATTTTTTTGTGTAAGGTTATCATTTTACAGAGTCCTTTGTGATGATTTTTGTTACCAGGTATTTATGCATGAGAACCCTGCCTTGTGGGCTTTCTCAGGCtctaattttcagattttttttaacacaagtgACTCGATtatgattctgacaactttcacaaaaGCTTCTTCACTCATTTGTGTAACTGCATGTATTTCATGAGTATgaatttcttataatttatttaagtGGTTCCCTATTGGcagacatttaggttatttccaatcCTTTTCCATTACAGACAATGTGGAATTGGCAGGGCAACTGGAATGTGCATTTGCAATTTTAGTAGATATTGTCAGTTATCCTCCACGGAGGTGGTAGCAATTCACATACAGGAGGCAAACTCTTTTATCCTTTTCCTTTTATATGGGGAAAAATGCATTGATTTTAAtcaattttatgtaataaaatgtcccattttaaatgtatatctcaatgagttttgacaaatttataCATTTGTGCAATTACAGCTACAATCAAGATAAAGGACATTCCTGCACTGCAACACGTTCCCTAAAGCCCCTCCCCAGGAAATAACCCCAACCACTAGCCATGAGCAACCACTAACTTGCTTTCTGTAAcgatttgcatatatttttaatccatggttctcttttattattattatttttttttttttttttttgagatggagtctcactctgtcacccaggctagagtgcaatggtgcgatctcagctcactgccagctccacctcccaggttcacgccattctcctgcgtcagtctcccaagtaactgggactacaggtgcccaccaccaagcccagctaattttttgtatttttggtagagacggggtttcaccgtgttagccaggacggcctcgatctcctgacctcgtgatccacctgcctcagcctcccaaagtgctgggattacaggcgtgagccaccgcgcctggccggttcTCTTCTATATTTTAGAGAGAGAAATGGGgtattgctttgttgcccagggtggtctcaaactcctggactcaagcaatcctcccacctcagcctcccaaagtgctgcaattacaggtgtgagccaccaggaccacgcctggcccatagtTCTCTTATTATGAgtgaggttgatttttttttcatatgttaaggggcgtttttatttcttcttttgtgagcTCTCCGTTCACATCCTatgtccttgttttgttttgattttttctaTGGAAGTTCTTTATCTATTCACCAAATTACCACTTGTGATATAAGTTTCAAATGTTTCTTTAcaatttgtagtttattttttgaCCTTGCTTGTATTTTCATACACTCCATATtctatttcattctatttatgGTGTCTAGCTCTTAGACTTTTAAAGGACTTCCCCGTTTCAAGATTACAAATAAtcttccatattttcttctaagtggCTTTATGCTTtcagttttcacttttaaatgttGACCATCTGGAATTTGGGAGCTGCGTGACCAACCTTGGCCGTTGGGAGACACGGATCCAAGTTCTGTTGCTGACATTCCGATGTTTATCTTCTGAAAGATacgttccggccgggcgcggtggctcaagcctgtaatcccagcactttgggaggccgagacgggcggatcacgaggtcagcagatcgagaccatcctggctaacacggtgaaaccccgtctctactaaaaatacaaaaaaaactagccgggcgaggtggctggcgcctgtagtcccagctactcgggaggctgaggcaggagaatggcgtgaacccgggaggtggtgcttgcagtgagctgatatccggccactgcactccagcctgggccgcagagctagactccgtctcaaaaaaaaaaaaaaaaaaaaagatacgttCCATTTGTGGAATACATCTTCTTTTTCTCAGTGATTTAAAATTCTCTCCTGAGCAGAAACGAAGCTCCCCTAGGAATGTAGGCCTATTCTAGTCCTTATATTCTGCCCATTGGCATGTCTCATGGGCTAGGCATCATTACCACAATTTTAACCTGGAGCTTAATGCTAATTGGGCTGTTTCACAATCCCTTCGTGtggtttttctttcagaattgtCATGGCTATTTTTGCTAGATTACTTCTCCACGTGCactttagaatcagcttgccTGGCTCTAAAATAAATCCTGCATAGGTAATTCTAATGGACATCCTGGCTAAGTATCACAgtttaaatcaaatattattaaCAATTCTAATAACACCTGCCATTCGTTCTCTACCtacttttcaaagcactttcactctttcacccaccTGGCCTCCTTGGGGTTAGAAAGGACAGGGGTTAGACAATTCCACACTTGCACAAAGGAGCATCAGACTGCTTCCCACAAAACGAAGCCCAGCCCCAGATTCCAGCCAGACCTTCCCTTGAGGGCCCAGGCCTCGCCCTGAGTGCACCTCAGGTTCCAGCTATCTCCGGGCCCCCAGGACCACTGCTTCCCCCAACTCACGCCAACCCCTAGATCTGCCTCGCCCCCTCCTGAGGAGTCGGATCTGAACCAGGCCGGCACCGCAGAGATTACCCCTGCCGGCCACCGGACGCCTGGTAGGTGGTGGGCTCTTCCCGGCTGCCCCGAACGCTTTTCTCTGTCCAGCTCCTCCTGTGCCCCGGGACTGGGGAAAGCGTCCGGCAGCCCCGCCACGCCCTGGCCCCGTCCCAGGAGCCACCCCACCGTAGGGCTCCAGCCAGGGTCCAGGTGTGCGGGTGGCGGAAAGTACAGGGGACGAGCCAGGCCCAAGCCCCTCCTCCTGCTCTCCAGCCGTTTTTCTGGGGAGAAACACCTGCACCCAGCTGTCCCTCCCTCCTACGCGAGTTCTCCTGGAAACCAGGATGGAGGAAGAAAGACGTCTTGTGGACAGGACGGGGTGGGGACATGGCCCTGGGGACTCCTCGTGACAGAGGGTCCTGCGGCAAGAGGGTCTCCCGGGCCGCAGGGGCCCCGCCTCACCTGCCGTCCTCCGGGAGCTGGCGGCGTAGCAGAGCGGACAGGAGCTGACCCCGAGCAGGGGAGCGACGGGAGGGCGGAGATGGCAGATGCAGGGGTGGGGGCTGAGGCCCCGCCCAGGCTGCGCGGTTTCCCGAAACCAGCTGCGGCCCCGGGGTCCGGCAGGGGGGTTCAGCCTGGAGGAGCGGACCTGGCGGGAGAAGGCCGAGCCCCCGCGCGACCCCTGAGCTCCCACTCGCCCACATTCGCACGCCGGCCCTGGCTGGGCGGAGCTGGGGGCGAGGACGACCCCACGGGCTTTCCCAGGGCCGTCCGCCCGCGCACCCTCCCAGCTCCCCAGAGCCCAGTGACCCTCGGGCAGCGAGAGAACCCCAGACGGACCCCAGGCCCTGCAGCCTGCCGTGAACCCGAGGGGCTGAAGTTCAACCCTGCCCCCGCCTCTACCCCCGCCTCCACCTCCAATTCTCAACCCACTTCTCCAGCCGGCGCCCCAGCCCTCCCGCTGCCTGCTCGCAGGTCCCGAGGAGCGCAGGTGAGGCGGCGCCCCACTCCTGGCTGCCCGCGGGACTCCTTCCGCACGCGCCCCGAGGTGCCTCCGCACAGTTGGAGGGGCGTAGGAGGGACCCCCACCCAGGGATAAGACTGCAGGAAGGGGACTGCGGAGGATGCCAGGTGCGGCCCCCGCTTTTGACCTCCCTCCGCACCGCTCTGCGGTCCTACCCTGGGCAGGGGCGGCGTGAACCTGTCGGGCGTGAGCAACGGTCGGTGGAGCTGGAGGTCGGCGGTGGCGGGGTCAGGGGGTATCCGGAGCCCAGCTGGGGCGCGGCTGCTGCTACATGAGCTCCACAGGCAGCCAAGGGCTCGGTCCTGTCCCAGAGCCTGCAGACTGTGGAGGGGAGACCGCAGGAAGAGCCCGGGTGGAGGGGATGAGGGGTGGGGGCGTGGGGCGCTGCTTGACCTAGACGCCTAGGCCCTGGGAGGAGGATGCGGGGGACAGAGCAGATCTGGGGCGAAAGGTGAGGTTCCCGTAGGCTCAGCGGTTGCCGCAGCCCCAGCATGATCAGCAGCCCCCTCTGCTACACGCACTCCCCTCCTGAGGGGGCAGGGGTGCGGCTCTGTGACCAGGACAGCCATTCATTCGGTAACCTTGAGCCCCACTGGCCCCTGACTTCCCCAGCTCCAATGAAATCTGCGAAAATCTTCTGACAGCCCTTCCTCCCTGATGCTGCCTTCTTCACACACGGTGTCCCTGACAGTGGAGACAGCTGACAGTGATGAGATGGCCCCTGAAGCCCCACAACCCACCCACGTCGATGTGCACATCCACCAGGAGTCTGCCCTGGCCAAGCTCCTGCTGACCTGCTGCTCTGCGCTGCGGCCCCGGGCCACCCAGGCCAGGGGCAGCAGCCGGCTGCTGGTGGCCTCGTGGGTGAGTGTGATGGCCTGCCTCGTGGGGCGGCAGGAGGGACTCCCCACCTCCTGCCGCAGCAGCACTTTCTGCCAGCCTCCCTCTCAACAGGACACCGAGCCAGTTGTGTCTTCTTACTTAGGAATGTGACTCTCTGGCATTCTCAGTAAGAGCCTGGGAAGGGGAAGCTCTGGGCTGAACGGGTGTGGAGGAGCCACTGACCCTGCCGAGTCCCAATCAGTGGAGCCCTTTCCTCTCCGCCAAACTCAGGATGGGCCGgctctcctccctttctctactcttttctcctcctccttcctcttcttctttctcctcctcctcctcttctcctttctcttctcctctctctctctctccctctctttttggGGTTTTAGCAGTTAATCCCTGCAGTGGCAGGTCCACCTAGGAGCTGGGAATCTTAGGGTCCTTTGGCTTTCAGGTGACGCAGATTGTGCTGGGATCTTGAGTGCAGTCCTGGGAGGATTTTTCTACATCGGCAACTACACCCGCCTGGTCACCTCGGGAGCTGCCATCTGGACAGGGGCTGTGGTGAGTAGAGCAGGACAGTGCTTGACTGCCTGTGAGAAGTGTGAGGCATTGCTCTCCTGATTGTCTTTCTCCAACATGGCGCCACAGAATGCTGGCAGTCGGAAAGATCTGATTATCTAGGCCCATTCCCTGCCTGTTCAGATGAGCAAACAGCTGAGGGCAGTAGTGGCATGTCCTAGTCACACTGCTCTCCCATACCCTGCCCAGTGCTGCTCCCACCAGGCTGGCCACCTCTCCCTGCCTTCAACAGTTAATGTCAACTAAGGATCTAAGGACCTGCTCATCTCTGGATACTTGCCTTGAGATGAGGGAGGCAGAGCGTGCCAAACAGTATGTGATCCCCCAGGAAGCATCACCCCCTGGTTATTCCCATTGTCCTACACAGGCCCTGCACACAATGGGAACCCAGGAATTGTCAACAGATGGGTGTGTGCAGTTTGCACAGGAGCTGGGTAGGCTGGTCATGGTACCTACACCCTCAGAATAGCAGTAAAACACTTATATTTACTGAGAGAAACCGAAAGTAATAACCTTCACCCAGCCCATGGCAAAATACCCAGATTAGTTACAGAATTAGCCAAACAGGATTCAGGTCCACCTGTCCACTGCGATATACTAGATTTCCTGTTCTTCAAGCTCAGGTGAGTGGATCATTGGGCACTGTTAGGACAGGCTTCTAAACCTAATAGTGCCCACTCTGTATAGACTCACCCTTTATTGAGAGCTTCTGCAACACCCTATGACTTTTATCCACAAGATCCCACCATCCCTGGAACTTTCACAAAGCACTTGGTGttgtttaaaaaggaagattTAGGAGATCACACCTGGCTTGACCACAAGCTCTTAGGTGTCACTAACGCAGGGCCTTCTGCAGCCTCAGGAGTTGGATCGGGCTCCACCCTCTCAGCAGTTATCTTACCATGGATAATAAAGCTTAGCATGAAACCTCCGGCCCAAGCTGAGTGTGCTAGGGAAGGGCCTGCTGCATGGAGGGTGTCTCGTCAGAGGGGACTTGCATTTCCTGTGCTAAGCCTGCTCCTGGCTCAATCTCTCCCCAGGCTGTGCTAGCTGGAGCTACTGCCTTCATTTATGAGAAACGGGGTGGTACCTACTGGGTAAGTTCAGGGAAGGGCATGGGAGGGGACCAGGTTCAGGCTGGAGGCCACCCCAATCTCCTGCCCTGTCACAGGCTTCTCTGGGCCTTGCCCTATTTTCCCCCGATTGGACTCTGGGAGAGACTGAAACACGAAGatttctctctgcctcctccctccgcAGGCCCTGCTGAGGACTCTGCTAGCGCTAGCAGCTTTCTCCACAGCCATCGCTGCCCTCAAACTTTGGAATGAAGATTTCCAATATGGCTATTATTACAACAGTGTCTGCCACATCTCCACCTCGAGTGGCTGGAACACCCCAGCCCCCACTCACAGTCCAGAAGAAGTCAGAAGGCTACACCTGTGTACCTCCTTCCTCTACATGCTAAAGGTAGGTGGCCAAGGGGAAGGTGCAGCAGCAGGTGGGGCAGGgatggccaggccaggccaggggcaAGAGTCAGCTTCTCCACCAGAAATAGCTGTTGCCTATTCTGCACCAAGCTTGAGTATTGTCACCAAGGACAAAGcatcaaacaaaacagaaatggcTCCTGTAGGGTATTACAGACTAGTGGGCAATAcaagcattaaaataataataaatgaaccAATATAGCAAGTGTGCAGAGTGCTGCAAAGGTGTTAAATGCATGGTTTCCCTTGATCCTCTGAAGTCTTGGAGGTTATCAGGGAATCAAATCATAGCCCAAACCTGTCACTGTGTAAATGAGGACGCAGGCCCAATGTGAggggtttccagctgcattctgCACACTACATGCATTGACTTCCCCTCCAGAAGCCACAAA from Rhinopithecus roxellana isolate Shanxi Qingling chromosome 6, ASM756505v1, whole genome shotgun sequence carries:
- the TMEM176A gene encoding transmembrane protein 176A, with translation MLPSSHTVSLTVETADSDEMAPEAPQPTHVDVHIHQESALAKLLLTCCSALRPRATQARGSSRLLVASWVSDADCAGILSAVLGGFFYIGNYTRLVTSGAAIWTGAVAVLAGATAFIYEKRGGTYWALLRTLLALAAFSTAIAALKLWNEDFQYGYYYNSVCHISTSSGWNTPAPTHSPEEVRRLHLCTSFLYMLKALFRTLQAMILGVWILLFLASLAPLWLYCWRKFPTKGKRHQKEMLEVS